Proteins encoded within one genomic window of Scomber japonicus isolate fScoJap1 chromosome 16, fScoJap1.pri, whole genome shotgun sequence:
- the LOC128375930 gene encoding MAPK/MAK/MRK overlapping kinase-like: MMHYSNWLIDVKNRASLRNACKTPPNTDWSNRGNVADTQNNNPQPNTAKTCEHTVTTHLWKSGYKIIKKIGEGTFSEVLKTQSLKDGKFYACKTMKQTINSLEQANNLREVQAMKRLSPHANIIQLHELIFDKETGTVSLICELMDMNIYEFIQGRETPLPDHTVKHYMYQLCKSLAHMHRCGIFHRDVKPENILIKQNVLKLGDFGSCRSVYSKPPHTEYISTRWYRAPECLLTDGYYSLKMDIWSTGCVFFEIMSLNPLFPGTNELDQVAKIHDVLGTPEQSLLQKFKQSRAMHFNFHPKKGSGLSRLITNCPAPALSLLYQMLAYDPNERISAETALRHTYFREVRLTEKKAESLHRVSGIMDGVGRSGTHNSLDQIWRPARLGKQLRGRHTRQTPLMSHNMKHVAEPLIKRNIPHYPTELPKLNMVVPGPQISFPVSTMPAFTVTHQGALPAIMTKKCQSRLAKPRDESHRATFKTFHMPPLDRKHGGY; the protein is encoded by the exons ATGATGCACTACTCAAATTGGCTTATTGACGTCAAAAACAGGGCAAGCCTTCGAAATGCATGTAAAACACCACCTAACACCGACTGGAGCAACAGGGGCAATGTTGCGGACACGCAGAACAACAACCCACAGCCAAACACTGCAAAGACATGCGAGCACACGGTCACCACCCACCTCTGGAAATCAG gctacaaaataataaagaaaatcgGCGAGGGCACATTTTCTGAGGTGCTTAAAACCCAGAGCCTGAAAGATGGGAAATTCTACGCATGTAAAACCATGAAGCAGACGATTAACAG TCTGGAGCAGGCCAACAACCTGCGGGAAGTCCAGGCCATGAAAAGGCTCAGTCCACATGCAAATATCATCCAGCTACATGAACTGATTTT tGACAAAGAAACTGGAACTGTATCTCTGATTTGTGAGCTGATGGATATGAACATCTATGAGTTCATACAAG GAAGAGAAACACCACTGCCTGACCATACAGTAAAGCACTATATGTACCAGCTGTGCAAGTCActtgcacacatgcacag ATGTGGGATCTTTCACAGAGATGTGAAGCCAGAAAACATCCTCATCAAA CAAAATGTTCTGAAGCTTGGGGACTTTGGCTCATGTCGCAGTGTGTACTCCAAGCCTCCGCACACAGAGTACATCTCCACACGTTGGTATCGAGCCCCAGAGTGCCTCCTCACTGATGGCTATTACAGCTTAAAGATGGACATCTGGAGCACTGGCTGTGTCTTCTTTGAGATCATGAG CTTGAATCCTCTCTTCCCTGGAACCAATGAGTTGGACCAGGTTGCCAAGATCCACGATGTGCTGGGGACACCAGAACAAAGTCTCCTCCAGAAGTTCAAGCA ATCTAGAGCGATGCATTTCAACTTTCATCCTAAGAAAGGCTCTGGTCTTTCACGGTTAATCACCAACTGCCCGGCCCCAGCTCTGTCACTGCTCTATCAAATGCTCGCCTATGACCCCAATGAACGCATCTCTGCAGAAACAGCCCTGAGGCACACATACTTCAGGGAAGTCAG gcTAACAGAGAAGAAAGCCGAGAGTCTTCACAGGGTTTCTGGGATTATGGATGGAGTAGGGAGAAGCGGGACACATAACTCTTTAGACCAGATCTGGCGACCAGCTAGACTCGGCAAACAACTGAGGGGGAGACATACACGGCAAACACCTTTAATGAGT CACAACATGAAGCATGTGGCAGAGCCCCTCATCAAACGGAACATCCCTCATTATCCAACAGAGCTTCCCAAGCTCAACATGGTTGTCCCAGGACCACAGATTTCCTTCCCAGTCTCCACTATGCCTGCTTTTACTGTAACTCACCAAGGCGCACTGCCAGCCATCATGACTAAAAAGTGCCAGTCACGGTTGGCCAAG CCCAGAGATGAGTCACACCGTGCAACTTTCAAGACTTTCCATATGCCACCTCTGGATAGGAAACACGGAGGCTACTGA